TCCAGACTGGAGAGACTCTCCAGCCCATGAAACCCGTCGGCGAGGTGAACAGTTTGGGCCTTGGCCTCCTCATCATCCCCTTGAAAGAATCCACGAAAGATACTCGAGACGTTTTCAAACAATTTCTCGAGGTCCGTCACTTCGGCCTCGTTGAGATCTCCACTGACTGCCACGCCGAAATTGCGAGCACGTGCACTCTGCGCCAACCCAGCGCTGACAGTCCCAGTTCCTTGCGAAGTCTCAATAGAGGACTGGAGAGAACCGGCTTTATACTCCTCATCAATATCGGCCACCAGCGTCACTCGGTCGCCATCGGCCGTGATCACATTCAACCGTCCTGAAAATTCATGTGAGATCGAGAGCCCGCTGATCTTGGTATCCAGTCGCTGGATTCCCCCATCCGATCGTGACCCCAGACTGAAGAGTTGTTGTGGATCAAACGATGTGAGGGACTGAACCTGCATGACCTATTCTCTGTCTTACCAAGATGAGAAGAAGACCGTCCTGTCACTCACCTATCGGTGCACAGACGACCGAACTTGAGGAACTCTATGTTATAGTGACGCCAATGTCCCTATCGACATGGAGGTCCACAATGCAGAACCGTTTACAATGTTTGGCAGTCGTGGGTGCAAGTCTAGTGCTGGGACTGACCGGCTGCACGATCAAATCCACCGTGAAAGAAATCACTGATACCACGTCCAACATCACAGGGACGACATCAGGGGCAGCCTGGTGGAGCGAGGATGGCCAGCTCAAACCGGACTTCAAGGCAACGGCCTTTGTGACTTTTAATCAGGCGAATCTCCAACAGGATTTGGCAGCAGGACGAGGCGAGTACCTGGCGTCGATGGGCAGACTGTTGGG
This is a stretch of genomic DNA from Nitrospira sp.. It encodes these proteins:
- a CDS encoding DUF3015 family protein, yielding MQNRLQCLAVVGASLVLGLTGCTIKSTVKEITDTTSNITGTTSGAAWWSEDGQLKPDFKATAFVTFNQANLQQDLAAGRGEYLASMGRLLGVSADREPAFFSAVQASYTKTVDQSPGELLALLRETSKPFVH